From a single Actinomycetota bacterium genomic region:
- a CDS encoding phosphatidylserine decarboxylase: protein ERNVLVLEGKDISVIVVEIADRFVNKITCFVREGEFLKIGQKLSFIERGSQVDLIILPPRTGKENLDFKVRRSEQVYGGQTILAEYR, encoded by the coding sequence ACGAGCGCAACGTCCTAGTTCTGGAAGGCAAGGATATTTCCGTCATCGTCGTGGAAATAGCGGACAGATTCGTCAATAAGATCACTTGTTTCGTTAGAGAGGGAGAATTCTTGAAAATTGGACAAAAGCTTTCCTTCATCGAGCGTGGTTCACAGGTCGATCTCATAATTTTGCCTCCCCGGACAGGGAAGGAAAATTTGGACTTTAAAGTAAGACGCAGTGAACAGGTCTACGGGGGTCAAACAATTTTGGCCGAATACCGATGA